Genomic segment of Panicum virgatum strain AP13 chromosome 9N, P.virgatum_v5, whole genome shotgun sequence:
TAAGTGCACATCACAGAATTATACTCAACATCACATAATTATACTCAGAAAGAATGCATACAGGGCTGTGATGGTCAAGAGCCTAACTTTCAAAACAAACATATCATTCCAACTTTTGATATGATATCCATAAGAGAATATTAGATAACGCCATGACATATTTCTCCTTGATGACCATCCCATGCTACTCCAATGAACAATTTTTCACCAGCACAAATAAGAAAGTACCCCACTACAACAAACAAATAACTTCATgataagattttttttcattcGTCAGACCAGCATTTAATAATCTCAGCTATCAGATCTATATAAGGGCAGAATGGAGATCACGTACATGTGCACTTGAACATTGGACTTTAGATTTCTCCAGGAATGTTGTCCTCAATACATTCCTTGCCTACACATGCAGTATTACTCATCATTGAACATATTTGCAcccactaattatagaattttATTGACCAAGTATAGAAAACAAGGGCACTCACGGTCGTGGTCCACCTTTTCGGCAGCATCGACCAAAGGGTCTTCAACATTACTTTCATGGGCATTTCCTTCCTCCATTAGTGCAACCCGGCCTATTGAGAATTGAAGGCAGGAGTGAATGCAGCACTTGAACGCTATGGTTAAATTTCAAAGCAAACAGTCCTCTTTCTGTCATAAAGAGGCCCTTCTCCTTGAAGCTTTTTACGAGGGGGCATGCTCATCTTTGAAGACAATGTAGGCATGCGCACTGCAAAGAATATAAGTAAATATGTTATGTAAACATATAGCTATGTAAGCTCTCCCTATAAATATTTTATAGATATGAAGAACACTAAACCTAGATCATCTTATAACCATATCATAAGCTATGCTGATGTAAATTGATAAGCCTAGGTACAGGACAATATTTTTCTTGCATAGATCATGCATGAAGTAAGTAAAAATTACCAAACTAACCTACTCCAGTTAGCATATTCAGTAGAAGGCATTATTAATTTCTTGTCTTTGGATAATCTTTGTAAATGCTGGCTATCTGTGTGCATTTAGAGAAGTATACAGACATTCAAGTTTGATACTACTGACCTATGTATCTCAGTGGCTATACTTGTAATTCAATTCCAACTCTCCAAGGTAAGAAGTAATGGTAAGAAATATAACCAAGAAAAAATACAGTCCCTAACTGTATTTACAACTTTGGAATTGCATGTCAACCATAACAAGCCACAAATATTTTCTCGGCTTGCCATTCTCTCAGCTCTAAATCATGAAAGCAAATGGTACAAAATAATTTTAAGTTTATGTTTCATTTTAAAATTGCAGACTATACTTGGAGGCCCAAATGCAGTATTCTTAATAATACTATAGATGCCGGAACACTTTGGGACCTAAAAAGCAAAGATTAGCTGGTTAATACATGCACAGCTATCCAGTTTCAAGAATTAAGCATgtcttgatcactgcaaaatgAAAGAACCACTATATATCTATGATTGGCATTTGTTCACAGAGCATTAGAAAAATAGCACAATATAGAAGTTATCTTACTGCAAATCAAGATCCCTCCACAATGGACCATATGTTTATCAAGTCCACCTGGGACCTAAAAAGCAAAGATTAGCAAAGAATTAAGCATGTCTTAATCACTGCAAAATGAAACAACCACTATATATCTGTGATTCTTCTTGAGCACCTTGGAGTGAATCAGAGAAAATTAAACATTCCAGATAGTGTCTGGGCACTATCTGAAATGCTTAACAATAAAATGAGCACTAATGCTCCACTTCAATCAGATGTAATCACAGGCAACTGATGGCAAAAGTTTTAACTAAATTGACAAATAAGCATTTAGTGTTTGACTTGACAACTTAAGCCTGGTTCGGATTCAGAAATCATTGCATCTCTcatcaaagttttttttttaaatcatcACTGGCACAAAAACAAAAGGCTTTGCTGCTGCTGTGAGGATTCACAAACCATGGCAACATACAGGATTTGCACCTTCTTGGTGAAAATGAAAGCCTTGCTTGTCATCATCTGCCATCTACAGTAAATGCAAGCAAACAACGGCTGTGCAAGTTACAATTTCAGCTGCTCATTTTGCTTCTACGTGTATGTACCGATTTCCCTTCAACACCATATCAATGATTAAAACCTAAAATGGAATCTGAAGACTAATTACAGGAAACCACGATGCCCTTTCCAAACATGTCTAATAAACGTCAAATGTACAGAGGGATATATCCAGTATTGTAGTGCTAGTGGTATTAATTGGATAATCTTACCGCTACCAGcctatatatgataaataagcCATGAGAGCCATCAGTGCTACCTCTCGGTCAGTTGAATGCCTGAAAATTAAGGGGAAGAATTTCAAAGAtaaagttcagagttcagacatgTGTCGTCTAAACCATAACAGCATGTGTCGTCTAAACCATAACAATGTTGCAACCTGTGTTGGTGGGCTAGCAGTCTAGGACTACAATAAAGGCAGGTGTCGTCTAAACCATAACGATTTACACAGCAAGAACTGGACTAATAATTTGAGAATCATAATAACCATTCAACTCACTTGACTGCCTGCAGCATGAAATCCCCACGACTGCATTAAACAGACGccatcatccaatccatgcttGACTTCTCTAGCAGTTGGCAGAAGTGAAAGTTTGGCTCCTTACCCACTCCGTTGACAATAAACTATCGCATCTGCTCGAAAATAGCAAATATTATCAAAATAATATGGTCGGGAATCCTTACTGGCTTTTCATCAAGCACATGGTGAGCATGCGGGGAGCAGAGCGCAAGGATGGAATGAACTGAGTAGAGCGAGCTGCAGCTTACTTACATCTTACCTACGAAATGGCGTCCGCGACGCCGACGGTGGCCGGTGACCGAAGGCGTGGACCGAGGTCGCGTggcacggcggcagcggaggccgcGCGGCACGCCGCATGCCCACGCAGCACGCCGGGCGCGCCGCACGCCGCAGgcccccgccggccgcggaGGGCGCGCCGCACGCAGCACGCCGGAAGCGCCGCACGCCGGCCGCGGAGGGCGCGGAGGGCGAGCGCGGGAGCCGCAGCTCGGGCCGGTGTCGAGCGCGCCGCATCTtggtgccggcggcgagcgtgcCGCAGCTCGGGCCGGTGTCGAGCGCGCTGCATCTtggtgccggcggcgagcgtgcCGCAGCTCAGGAGGTGGCAGCAGGGGCGCCGGCACGCCGCAGCTCGGGcgagggcgagcggcggcggcatgctcGGGCGAGCGGGGCTACAGCGGTGGCCGGCGCAggcgagcgggcgagcggcgcggccaccCCCAGATCCGCCAGCGGACCACCCGTGCAGCGCtcggcgacctcctcctccccttccccctctcggccaagggcacggcggcggcgcccgagaCCGGCGGGGCTCGCGGCCCCAAGGACGGCCGCCCCCAGATCCACCGGCGGAATCGAACGCGGGACGCGGGAGGGGGTGGGGGtacggattttttttttttttcagtCAAAACGAAGGGCGAGGCTCGCGCGGGCGTTGAAGCCATCCCCGCGCGTTGAAGCCTACTTTTCATCTGGATCGTCCGTTGTCGCCACATGTAATCTGAGCCGTTGGTTTCGGGGTAGTGGGATTTTGCTGGGTACGAATTGTTGGTGCAGTTTGCTTTGGCATCTCAGTGGGTGCATGCAACAGAGGGGACCAAGCATAATTTAATCCGTCCCTTATAGGATGGATACGCTGCAAAGCCGCCGCGAACGCAGAGCCACTGGCTTCGCTCGGCCGGTGTGTACGTGTGCAGTGCCGACGACGCGTGTGGACGTCAGTGTGGCTCAGCCGCGGGATAGAcccgagagggagggaggacgaGGAGACAGACACATTGCCTATGGCGGCCGGCAGCTGCAAGTCTCGTTGTGCTGGTGCTGTATTGGTGTTGGAGACTGCTGCTGgagtagtgtgagagaaaaatactactgGCTGACTagtggctggaggctgctgctgtagtagcgtgagaggaaaatattattggctggtgctggagcagAACAGTAAAACAAGATGAATTTCATTTCCAACTCCTGCGCTGGTGCTGGACTTTCTAGCCTCACTGACCCTGTCAGTCCTCCAAGTTCCAGAATATAGGAATAAGTGGTGGGCATTTGACTGACCCATGGTAATTTAACCAACGCGCCAGGGAAACGGGCGAGTGGAGATACGTGTGTGCTGCCAATTTGATGCGGCCTGCTCGTAATAGTGTGtttaaaattatttgacttTCGAGTTGCACTCTTTTAGAACAGGGCGAGAACGATGCAAGTACTGGTGCAGTGCAGTAGATTTAGGTTGAAGCTTACCCGTAGTACAGTAGGTCATCAGCGGCCCAACTAGGGAAAAGCCAGAACTTGATCATCACGTCGGCCATTTCTTATGTATACATGTTGAAATTTATGGAAGGAGAGGAACAGGAGGATTTTTAACAAAAAAGAATGCAACTACATCAAATCGTGCAGCTGATTAAGGAGGTCAACCTGAGAAGGGTGGCCTGTCGGACACCTGAGGCGTTTTAGTTTTCTTGACAATGAGTTTGAGTCGTTTAAATATCTATGTACTCCTACTCCGTATCTTTGAACAACTTGTTTTCTTCTTAAATGAATTGGCAGTGCTCctactttaatttttttttaaaaaaaacgtcAGCCATTTCAATTCGGCTAGATCCGACGGAGGAAACGGTAACGTCCGTCAAACAACCCGTGCGCTGGCGCCCCAGAGACGGGAAGCGCAGACAAGGAAGATCCTGTCGATGAGGCTCCGTCGAGGCCACACGATCCTGTCGATGAGGCTCCGTCGAGGCCACACGCACGGAATCGCGACCATCAACACCAGGGGGCCAGATTCCCCGGATCAGTGCCCCACCTGATGCTACTGCTGCTCTCACGGCCCATACCGCCACCAGCCCTCAGAAGCAACAAGCCAAAAGCGCTCCTACTGCATTCTTCTCCCGCGGAGCGAGACATCCAGAGACGCCTAGCGCACAAACAAGGACAAGATGCGCTCCCCTGCCGCGGGGCCGAAGATGCGCTCGCGAGAACAACGTGCGAACCATCCAGAAACGTCAGGGGAGCGCCTCCCAGCGCAGAAAACAAAAATCGCCCGTGCGTCACGCACGCGCATCTGTAGCAGCTGGCCCGCCATTAGACAAAAACCACACAGGACTGGAGGGGGATCGACCACCAGAGTACCAGACATGCCAGTGACATCAAAACTAACAAGAGTAGATGGCCATAATCTCGCGGCTTCCTATTATGTAATAGTATCTTCATAATTAAGTTACCAACCGAAATACTAAACATAATAATCCCTCGGCACAGGACAAATACTCTAGCTGTGACCAGAGGGGGCGTGTTCACAAAGCCCAATCCTGACCGAACCCTTACACTTGGAATGGTATAGTAAGCTCACACCACACCCACAGTGGAACGGAACTGATCGGAATTCAGACACCCTAATTCATCAGGAAACAAAACGGGaagtgaaagaaagaaaaactaaAGGCATCGTAGTAAGATCTTTCTTATGTTCTGATGAGTGATGAACACTCCAGCCGCAGCACGGGGATCACGCGGCCGACGGCGCGGTGACGTACTTGACCGTGCCGGCCTCCGCCAGCGCCGCGCGGATCGGCTTCTTGgccaccgcctccacctcgtcgtcggcgtcggcggcgggcaggCCCTTGAAGTCCAGGCTCTCGTCGTTGTAGATGTCCCACCACTTCTTCACCAGCATCTTGATGTCCTCCCGGTCCATGTTGGCCTCCTTGCCCGTGTACCTCCAGGGCTTCGACCCCGCCGCGCAGTAGTGCACCACCTTCACCTTCTCCAGCTGCACGTTCTCGGGGTGCCTCCACAGCATGGCCAGCACCAGGTTGTACACGAGTGGGATCGGCTTGTACTGCTCCCGGAAGAACATGTTCAGGAAGTCCTGCAAGAAAGTTCACACGAGACCACAGAACGGTGAGCCCACCTATGCTAGCTATCGACAAACAATTCAAGAGCTTGCGCACGGCTGCGCTACGCATCTATCGATCGCTCACCTGCTCCGCGAAGGGGGTGGGTGGGGTCACGCGGAGCGTCTCGAGCAGGGCCTTGGCGGTGGCCATGCTGGGCTCGTGCACGAACATGCCGGCGTTGAAGTAGAGCGCCGGCGGGGGGCCGAGCTCTGCGGTGGGCCACGCGACCTTGTCGGGGCACTGCTGGCAGTAGCCGATCTTGTACTGCGGGGTGTGGCTCCACGTCTTCTCGCAGAAGCAGTCCATCACCGCGTAGAAGTGGCCCTTCTCGAGCTCGAACAGCTCGTCGATGTTATCGAACACCTGGATGTCCGCGTCCAGGTACACCATCCGCTCGTACTCCACGAACTGCGGCAGGAAGAAGAACCCGCCGGCCAGCGGCATGTCAGTGATGAGCACAGCATTATCGAAGAATTAAGCACGAGAAAGGTCAGGCGGCGGTTCGTGGATCAGTTGATTACCTCCCAGATGCGGAGCTTGGAGTAGTTGATGACGTAGTAGGCCATGGCGAACTGCGTCTGGTTCTCCGGCGGGTACACGGGCTCGATCTCGCGGACGATGCAGCCCTGCGAGACGAGGATCCGGCGGTGGGCCTCCGGCACGTCAGGCAGCACGGCGACCACCAGCGGGTACGCCGAGCCGACCTTGCGCAGGCCCTTGGCCAGACCCACCACGCCCTTCCAGTAGTCGCCGTCGCCCGCCAGGAACGTCACGTACGCCCTGGTCGCGGGCttcaccgcggcggcggcggcggccttggcggtCATCTTGCCGGCAATCTCGGGAGCCATCTCGCTGCAGAGGCTGCGGGGGGTGAGCTCTATCGGGGGATCTGGAGGCTGTTTGGTGCTTGATTTGAGTGTGGATTAGGCGACTGTTGTTCGATTGCTTGAGCTTTCGCTTGGGGTTTTCGCGGTGGGCTGTCGAGGGTTTAAATAGATAATCGGGGGGCGAAACGGCCCCCCGCTGCGTCGGTCACGGGGCATGGGCGGCGGGATCTGAGGCGTACGTGTGGCTCCGTGTGACGATCCGACGGCCACGACGCCGTGGACGGAAGCTTCTCGGTGTGGCAGTTTCGGGAATTCCCGAGGAAAGCGCCAGACTTGTTTACGGCGTTCTTTCCTCCGCTCTCTGGAGTGGTGGGCCCGGATATACCTTGTTTATTCACGTTACCATTTCCTCTCGCTAATTGGTGGTTGATTAGGCAATTAATTATCCATTCCCCGATCCCGCTTTTACTTGCATACTTTATCGAGGATATTCCTGGCCTAATTGCTGCTTGCCGAAACGAGAATTACGTTTTTTTTGCGGTAAAAAAGGGAGGAAAGATTGAATGCGATGGATAATCGGATTATCCATTCCCCGCGTTTTCGTGATTTGTGGAATTAATTACTGGTATATTCCTTGTCGTCGGATCAAGGAACGCTTTTAATCTGATTCGCAGAGACGTCCTACCAATCTCGCTGACATCTGAGCTTGAAAATGAGAAACAAATAAGTGCACGGGATCATCACGATAATTAAGCTGCCCCCCTTGCGTAGACAACTGAGTATGGCCGCGTAATCCATTCTGTAAACATCAGCATAAGGctgcgtttagtttccaaaataaTTTGCGCAgtatctgtcacatcgaattttcagacacatgcatggagcattaaatgtagttgaaacaaataattaattatatagtctaactgattcctacgagatgaatataataatattaattaatctatgattaaaaattaattatcaaataacaacgaaatgtgctacaatgatcaaatctaaaatttttcaccaactaaacaccccctaagtGTTTAGCTCGTGAGCAAGGGTTGGTGTTCTCTCCGCTCGTACCCGGCTTCACATGTCAGTGGGCGCTGCCAGAATTTGTGATCGAGGTCTTGTTTGGATGAGAgtagcacaagtagcacaaaaattttgaccaacaattaggggtactaaataaaaataaaagtaatttataaaactaactccacagccatgttctacttcgcgagacgaacctaatgaggcctttgaccgcacgatttgagtatggtactgtagcatcactgtagccaatcatcgattaattactatcattagattcgtcgtgaaaagttacacccatccgtgaaaaagttttgcaaataaacttcgtttagtactccatgtatgtaaGATTCTTTTCTCGAGAATTGTGTGCTATGCTTTACTTGGGAAAAACAAACAGGGCCCGAGACGGACCGTGCTGCGTAACAGTAGCACTGCCGCACTGGTGGTGTGTCGTGTCCAGGGTTTTATTTTCCAACCGGAAACCggttaccgccgccctccggtaccggtttaccggaccggttagggcggtaaccggtggaaaccggttgaattcaaatccaaattcaaataaattcaaattttcccgtgcaaccggttccgaccggtttaccggccggtttgaccggtttaccggccggttttaccggtttaccggtcggtttgaccggtttgaaattcaaaagctcccgtgcaaccggtttaccagtttaccggccggtttgaccggtttaccggccggtttgaccggtttgatcggtgggccttcatgggccggcccattttttttttcttttttgatttaactttaaattctcacaaactatactaaatgaatgaatttttgagaaaatttgacaccattagattcatcacaccttgaagtatttttaggaattttttgagaatttttcattttttgaattcaaatttaaaatttgaattttggccggttgggtaccggccggaaccggaaccggaccggaccggtttgaccggtaaccggtcaaaccggaccggttcccaccggttaggttaaccttggtCGTGTCTCGTATCCagggttaacctaaccggtgggaaccggtccggtttgaccggttaccggtcaaaccggtccggtccggttccggttccggccggtacccaaccggccggtacccaaccggccaaaattcaaattttaaatttgaattcaaaaaataaaaaattcccaaaaaattcctaaaaatacttcaaggcgtgatgaatctaatggtgtcaaattttctcaaaaattcattcatttagtatagtttgtgggaatttaaagttaaatcaaaaaagaaaaagaaaaaaaatgggccggcccatgaaggcccaccgatcaaaccggtcaaaccggccggtaaaccggtcaaaccggccggtaaaccggtaaaaccggccggtaaaccggttgcacgggagtttttgaatttcaaaccggtcaaaccgaccggtaaaccggtaaaaccggccggtaaaccggtcaaaccggccggtaaaccggtcggaaccggttgcacgggaaaatttgaatttatctgaatttggatttgaattcaaccggttttcaccggttaccggcctaaccggtccggtaaaccggtaccggagggcggcggtaaccggtttccggttgggaaataaaaccctgctCGTATCTGATTTGAGTATCTTTTGTTTGACCTTATAAATGGGAAAATATTTGTTGCCATATTTAGACACTAAACCAAAGGAAtatataaatttcttttccaaCACTTTAGCATGGTCTAATTTTGGTAAGCTGATATTTTGATTTGCTATAATTTTGTTTTTGCAAAACTGGAGATCCAACCAATCAGACTGGATATCCCGGCTCCGCACACCTAGGGCAGCGGCCGAGCTGCAGACTACTCCAGCGCAATGTGCCACGTTGAGCATCCAGCTCAGACGTTCTGATTCTCTACTCCAGCGCGCCACGCTGGCAGGGCATAAAAACCTCGAAGACCCGGGGACTTGAGGCGAGGCCGCGAGAGGTCAGGATGGTTCCGGAACCCTGTATTGTATTCGTGCCTCTGCCTCATTGCTCGTTGGGTCCCCCCAGCGACACTCAGGCGTGTTTGGTTGATACCAccaaaagtttttcaaaaaagacGAATATatacatagagtactaaataaaatttatttgtaaaacttttttacggatgggtgtaacttttcgagacgaatctaataacggtaattaatccataatttgctacagtgatactacagtaccaTTTTCTAATCGTGTGATCAAAGACTTTATTAGATTGATCTCGGGAGTTTAACACGGGTCCTGCAGGTGGAGTAGtagtcaaagatataaaaaaagtttcgcgaaattttttttgagccctaaccaaacacggcctcaaCTTCTGAAAGTACTCCTGGACACAAGGAACACGATGACGCGAGCAGGGCTCCATCCACGGGTCAAAACGCATCGCGGGCCGTCCGATCTCGTCGAGCGGCTCGCTGTCGCAGGGGCGGAGGTTCAGGAAGGCGCTATGGCATGCGAGAGCGAGACGGACGATCGGGACGACCCGTCTCGCCGAGAGCTGAGGTGGACCTCGATGGGGCCCACCGAACCTTTATCCTGGCCTCTGTTGCGACACGTCGACCAGCACCGCAGCTTCTTGGATGGTTCCCGCCTTCCCGGGAAGCGAAGCTGCCGTCGCGGCGGGAGCGGTACGGCGCTGCCGACGCTGACCAAAGTGAATGATGGATGGAGCACGGAGGTCACGGTCAGCCGGTCACCACTTTGGTGGAGCTCGCGAGTCGCGACGGCTCTTGTCCGATCTCTCCCAGCTCCTCCCGTTGCTACAACGATCTAGCTAGTCTCGCTTAAAGAAAATTTTGGCCCAGTTTGGTTGAGTAGCACGAGCTACTGTAGACAACTTTGATCATTAATtaaagatattaaataaagacagtttACGAAATTAACTCCACAACCTGCGCTacttcacgagacgaatctaataagatcTTTGGCCACATAATTAAAATAtagttattgtagcattactgtagccaatcatagtggaacttggctcattatattcgtctcgaaaagttacactcatctgtgaaaaagttttgcaaataaatttcatttggtactccatacatataatatttttttagcgCAAGTAGCGCTAATGAAACAAACGGAGCCCTTATATACGACTCTGCCTTATTATTATTGCTCGGCAAAAAGGGGCAAGCAAAAAGAACCTAGCTCTCCCCTCACCTGCAAGGATGTCACGATTGACAAGCACATGGTGTGGCCATAATACTATGGGttaattggattcatgccattaCAATTGTTCGAGTTCAGTGATCTACCATTACAATTCGTCTATTTTAAACCGTGCCATTACAACTTTACATTACTCCAAACCATACCACTAGGTACCCCTTCAGTGTGTTTCTAAAAAATTTTGGACCAAAATACCCCCATCTTCAACCTCTCGtcccctccttcctctctctctagcGTCCGGCTCTCCATGGCCCTCTCCACCCCCAaatcgcgccgcccgcccaatggccgccccgctgccgccatGCCCTGCGGCGCTCCCAGGGCCCCTCCTCACCCTCCCGCGGCGCACATTGGGGTCGTAGGAGCAGAGGATCCCCGCGGCCTTGGCAGCGCACATGGCGGCGAGGTGGGCGCCGCGGCAGGGCTCGGAGATGAGCGAGATGGAGCCGTAGTGGAAGATCTTGTCGCGGCGGATGAGGTCGAGGTTGAGCTCGGCCTCGGTGAGCAGCATGTCGGCACTGGGGTTGCGGTAGAACATAAACTCGCGCTCGCCGTTCTTCTTGAGGGTGACGAAGGCCAGGGCGGTGCGCGCGTGCTGATCGAAGAGGCAGCCCTCCGCGTTGACGCCGTTCTGCTTCAAGATGTTCACCAGCATGTGCCCGAACTCGTCGTCGCCGAACTGCTCCGTGTCCTCGCCCCGCTATGCTCCCAGGGCCCCTCCTCACCCTCccgctctctctttctctctcgcGCTCTCTCTTCCTCCGGCCGTGTGG
This window contains:
- the LOC120691036 gene encoding galactinol synthase 2-like, translated to MAPEIAGKMTAKAAAAAAVKPATRAYVTFLAGDGDYWKGVVGLAKGLRKVGSAYPLVVAVLPDVPEAHRRILVSQGCIVREIEPVYPPENQTQFAMAYYVINYSKLRIWEFVEYERMVYLDADIQVFDNIDELFELEKGHFYAVMDCFCEKTWSHTPQYKIGYCQQCPDKVAWPTAELGPPPALYFNAGMFVHEPSMATAKALLETLRVTPPTPFAEQDFLNMFFREQYKPIPLVYNLVLAMLWRHPENVQLEKVKVVHYCAAGSKPWRYTGKEANMDREDIKMLVKKWWDIYNDESLDFKGLPAADADDEVEAVAKKPIRAALAEAGTVKYVTAPSAA